The proteins below are encoded in one region of Rhodoflexus caldus:
- a CDS encoding GAF domain-containing protein — protein MLLAHTTIRFRLWLSLGIFASITLLMVLVMFWFDARQRRVRQLTDVLRQMNLKVERAAKLEKDFYIIETINPAFYETGNSALVAQHSAVLDEIKENLAGLRQNPMLKDAAVDVALDSITTDIDLFRAVFDSLVMMQKKRGFKNFGLEGEIQAAINRVVNSGYDLNELLIANIRKLEKEFLIQKNPAYVGRIKVLADSLEANAIKTIREPVGREFVVSSLEQYRKSLDKLVENQQIIGAPGQGGLQNELMLISARIEERIAAIDSIIEARAQAMSNNLRITQLVLFALLLGLMFSLGFFLMRSISRPLRSLSNAIREVVDSNFDRSKQFFQAETNDEVGQLSKNFAYLLQMFYKRTDEVEHQKEALQASNTRLITLRKMGQRISAVLDVEELIRVLYEELSTEMVLPTLIVCIADRYNRLIARGYHNGAWVEGIKLNLDTDTAHVAVHIFLHQQKIISSQWPTENTQSLVPFFAEENPQTVIGLLMTAKEKPLGVLVIQSPQQDAFNEVQLSIIRNMGVYTTIALDNALLYESMEDTVQERTAEVLAQKEEIERQKHELEDAFDDVKRLSEIGKTISSYLDADKIAEQVYRRVNDLMDADTFGIGILRPETNTLEFVGVIENNERLPTFSYSLDNPQSLAVYAVKNERELVINHWEQEAAQYPMADLPESGAHPQSLVYIPLRTKNAMIGILTVQSFQAHAYNDYDLNLLRNLAIYVAIALENANAFSEIARQRESIQKNNEKITASLNYASRIQSAMLPDLAEISRCLPDSFVFFRPRDIVSGDFYWLQEKDGKVLLAAVDCTGHGVPGAFMSMIGIDILNEIVNEKGITEPDQILNLMHQRIRQALKQEITQNRDGMDIALCVIDETGRKLTFSGARTSIVYCQHNQLLEIKGDNVPIGGLQREQDRIFTRHIITTETPTTFYLFTDGYKDQFGGENNTKLTARAFKQLLFSMHRQPAETQKTLLANYLEEWMGSHPQLDDILVMGVKI, from the coding sequence ATGCTGCTTGCACACACTACGATTCGCTTTCGGCTGTGGCTGTCTCTGGGTATATTCGCTTCTATTACCCTGCTGATGGTGCTGGTCATGTTTTGGTTTGATGCGCGCCAACGACGCGTGCGCCAGCTTACCGATGTACTCCGCCAAATGAACCTGAAAGTAGAACGGGCAGCCAAATTGGAAAAAGACTTTTACATTATTGAAACCATTAATCCTGCTTTCTACGAAACGGGAAACAGTGCCCTCGTAGCCCAGCATAGCGCGGTTTTGGACGAAATCAAAGAAAATTTGGCAGGTTTGAGGCAAAACCCGATGCTGAAAGATGCAGCCGTAGATGTTGCATTGGACAGCATCACCACCGACATAGACCTGTTCCGCGCGGTTTTTGACAGTTTGGTTATGATGCAGAAAAAACGCGGGTTCAAAAACTTTGGACTTGAAGGAGAGATACAGGCCGCCATCAACCGCGTAGTAAACTCGGGTTATGACCTCAACGAACTGCTGATTGCCAATATCAGAAAGTTGGAAAAGGAATTTCTCATACAAAAAAACCCTGCCTACGTTGGTCGCATCAAAGTACTTGCCGACTCGCTGGAAGCCAATGCCATTAAGACCATCCGCGAACCCGTCGGGCGCGAGTTTGTGGTCAGTTCATTGGAGCAGTACCGCAAAAGTTTAGATAAACTTGTTGAAAATCAGCAGATTATCGGTGCGCCCGGGCAAGGTGGGTTGCAGAATGAACTCATGCTGATTTCGGCCCGCATAGAAGAACGTATCGCCGCCATTGACAGCATCATAGAAGCCCGTGCGCAGGCCATGAGCAATAATTTGCGCATTACTCAACTTGTGTTGTTTGCCTTGTTGCTGGGGTTAATGTTTTCACTCGGATTCTTCCTGATGCGCAGCATCAGCCGCCCCTTACGTTCGCTTTCCAATGCCATCCGTGAAGTAGTAGACAGCAACTTTGACCGCAGCAAACAGTTTTTTCAGGCAGAAACCAACGATGAAGTAGGGCAACTTTCCAAAAACTTTGCCTACCTGTTGCAAATGTTTTACAAGCGCACCGATGAGGTAGAGCATCAAAAGGAAGCACTGCAAGCCTCCAACACCCGCCTGATTACCCTTCGGAAAATGGGGCAGCGAATCAGTGCGGTATTGGATGTGGAAGAACTCATCCGCGTGCTTTATGAAGAACTGAGCACCGAAATGGTACTACCGACCCTTATAGTCTGCATTGCCGACCGCTACAATCGCTTGATTGCCAGAGGGTATCACAACGGCGCGTGGGTTGAGGGTATCAAACTCAACCTCGATACGGACACGGCACACGTGGCGGTGCATATTTTCCTGCATCAGCAAAAAATCATCAGCAGCCAATGGCCGACTGAAAACACGCAATCGCTCGTGCCATTCTTTGCCGAAGAAAATCCGCAAACGGTCATCGGCTTGTTGATGACGGCAAAAGAAAAACCGCTTGGCGTATTGGTGATTCAAAGCCCGCAACAGGATGCCTTTAACGAGGTGCAACTCAGCATCATTCGCAACATGGGCGTTTATACGACCATCGCACTTGACAATGCCTTGCTCTATGAAAGCATGGAAGACACCGTGCAGGAGCGAACAGCGGAGGTTTTGGCACAAAAAGAAGAAATAGAACGGCAAAAGCACGAATTGGAAGATGCCTTTGACGACGTGAAACGACTGAGCGAAATCGGTAAAACCATCAGCAGCTATCTGGATGCCGATAAAATTGCCGAGCAGGTGTACCGGCGCGTAAACGACCTGATGGATGCCGATACGTTCGGAATCGGTATTCTGCGCCCCGAAACCAACACGCTCGAGTTTGTGGGAGTGATTGAAAACAACGAGCGCCTGCCCACTTTCAGTTATTCGCTCGATAACCCGCAAAGCCTTGCCGTTTATGCAGTCAAAAATGAGCGCGAACTTGTCATCAATCATTGGGAGCAAGAGGCCGCTCAATACCCAATGGCAGACCTTCCCGAATCGGGCGCACATCCGCAGTCGCTTGTCTATATTCCCTTGCGTACCAAAAACGCCATGATTGGCATTTTGACGGTGCAAAGTTTTCAGGCTCATGCCTACAACGACTATGACCTGAACCTGCTGCGCAACCTTGCCATTTACGTAGCCATTGCGTTAGAAAATGCCAATGCTTTCAGTGAAATTGCCCGCCAGCGCGAAAGCATCCAGAAAAACAACGAAAAAATAACGGCCAGCCTTAACTATGCCAGCCGAATCCAGAGTGCTATGCTGCCCGATTTGGCAGAAATCAGCCGCTGTCTGCCCGACTCTTTTGTGTTCTTTCGCCCTCGCGATATTGTCAGTGGCGACTTCTATTGGTTGCAGGAAAAGGACGGTAAAGTATTGCTCGCAGCGGTAGATTGTACTGGGCACGGCGTGCCGGGGGCATTTATGAGCATGATAGGTATTGATATTCTGAACGAAATTGTCAATGAAAAAGGCATTACCGAACCCGACCAGATATTAAACCTGATGCACCAGCGCATCCGTCAGGCATTGAAGCAGGAAATTACCCAAAACCGTGACGGCATGGACATTGCCCTGTGCGTGATTGATGAAACAGGCAGAAAGCTGACTTTTTCGGGTGCCAGAACCTCCATTGTTTACTGCCAGCATAACCAACTGCTGGAAATTAAGGGCGATAATGTACCGATTGGCGGTTTGCAGCGCGAGCAAGACCGCATTTTTACCCGTCATATCATTACTACCGAAACGCCTACAACCTTCTACCTCTTCACCGATGGCTACAAAGACCAGTTCGGCGGCGAAAACAATACCAAATTGACGGCGCGTGCATTTAAGCAACTCCTTTTCAGCATGCACAGGCAGCCCGCCGAGACACAGAAAACACTGC
- a CDS encoding PstS family phosphate ABC transporter substrate-binding protein → MVKRNYLIGIICGCWMAGTALAQTVKIKGSDTMYPLVHEITDLYGKGVASEGGGSNAGISALLEGKADVAMASRSLHTNEKNNFTSKGKPYSEVIIAYDALSFIVHPDNKVSRLTQTQLAGIFSGEITNWKQVGGDDRPILVIIREAASGTNEFVKDIITNKKPFPNQAKVCSGTSAVIQAVSQHTGAIGFVGIGYLEEIVKPIAVSAGNGGNFVLPSFKTALNKTYPLIRPLYLYYLKSQEDKVKGFMNFALSPLGQKAVVHKGFIPAGNSNNAK, encoded by the coding sequence ATGGTAAAGCGCAACTATCTGATTGGTATTATTTGCGGGTGCTGGATGGCAGGAACGGCTCTTGCTCAAACCGTTAAAATTAAAGGCAGTGATACCATGTACCCGCTGGTACACGAAATTACCGACTTATACGGCAAAGGCGTGGCTTCCGAAGGAGGGGGGAGTAATGCGGGCATCAGCGCTCTGCTGGAAGGGAAAGCCGATGTAGCCATGGCCTCACGCAGTTTGCATACCAACGAAAAAAATAATTTTACTTCTAAGGGAAAGCCCTATTCGGAGGTGATTATTGCATATGACGCGTTGTCTTTTATCGTGCATCCCGACAACAAAGTAAGCCGATTGACCCAAACCCAACTGGCGGGTATTTTCAGCGGCGAAATTACCAACTGGAAACAGGTAGGCGGCGACGACCGCCCCATTCTGGTGATTATCCGTGAGGCGGCATCAGGTACGAACGAGTTTGTAAAGGACATCATCACCAACAAAAAACCGTTTCCAAATCAGGCAAAAGTTTGTTCCGGCACTTCTGCCGTTATTCAGGCAGTAAGCCAACACACGGGCGCTATCGGCTTTGTGGGTATCGGTTATTTGGAGGAAATCGTAAAGCCCATTGCCGTATCTGCCGGAAACGGAGGCAATTTTGTGCTGCCGTCTTTCAAAACAGCCCTAAATAAAACCTATCCGCTCATCCGCCCGCTGTATTTGTATTACCTGAAAAGTCAGGAGGATAAAGTGAAGGGTTTTATGAATTTTGCACTTTCTCCCTTAGGACAAAAGGCTGTTGTTCACAAAGGATTCATCCCTGCCGGTAATAGTAATAATGCCAAATAA
- a CDS encoding DoxX family protein, whose protein sequence is MRQFFAVIDYNGTPAHIALLVLRVGFGLLMLPHGLAKWQRLSAGETSFADPIGIGEYPSLLLAVFAEVICSVLLTLGLLHRLALLPLIILTAVAAFIVHAQDALDVKEHALLYLFAYLPMWWLGAGKYSLDALLFGLRKM, encoded by the coding sequence ATGCGACAGTTTTTTGCCGTAATAGATTACAATGGTACACCTGCGCACATAGCTTTGCTTGTGCTGCGCGTCGGCTTCGGCTTGCTGATGCTGCCACACGGGCTTGCCAAATGGCAGCGGCTCAGTGCCGGCGAAACGAGCTTCGCCGACCCGATTGGCATCGGAGAGTATCCTTCGCTGCTGCTGGCCGTTTTTGCAGAAGTTATTTGCTCGGTATTGCTAACGCTGGGGCTGCTGCATCGGCTTGCATTGCTGCCACTCATCATTCTGACGGCCGTAGCGGCGTTTATTGTTCATGCCCAAGACGCATTAGACGTAAAAGAGCACGCACTGCTGTATCTTTTTGCCTACCTGCCCATGTGGTGGTTGGGTGCGGGCAAATACTCATTGGATGCGCTCCTGTTTGGCCTGCGGAAAATGTAG
- a CDS encoding cation:proton antiporter, protein MLLGLNIFELTLPLTDPILRFLIILCIILFAPILLNKIRIPHLLGLIIAGALIGPNGLHLMNRDSSIIIPGTTGLLYIMFLAGLEIDLADFRKNASKSVVFGAYTFILPMLLGTLGGLYLMGFSLPTSVLLASMFASHTLLAYPLVSKLGVAKNRAATITVGGTVITDTLALLVLAIIVGMTNGAMGWQFWVKLSISIIVFGAVVLVGFPIIGRWFFKRFEENISQYIFVLVMMYLGAVLAELAGIEGIIGAFLAGLALNRLVPHTSPLMNRIEFVGNAIFIPFFLIGVGMLIDFRAFIKDWETIKVAVFMTVTANVAKYAAAWLTQQTFRFNLDERRLIFGLSNAQAAATLAAVLVGYNIVLGQTETGEPIRLLSDAVLNGTILMILVTCTVASFVAQKGAKNIALQEQSEGSNETSEEPQERILIPLRNPETTEELVQLSLAIKSKNNQRGLYALTVINSLEADEAAERNARKVLEKAATVAAATDTYMNQLLRYDQNVSSGIAGIVREHKITDMVLGLHQKQALSDSFLGTLTEGILAKNNVTTLICKTVQPSATIRRYLVIIPEKAEEEIGFTLWLNRIRSLGKNTGAKLIFYGSPEVLQYARDMQRQQMIDCDFATFTDWEDFLILSRDMKPDDGMIIVMSRKDHPSYNSSMDKIPHYLNKYFEQHNFILVFPVQSGVQEIGDTNTTYPIVSTKPIEKIDELSKSIRELFRKKRHK, encoded by the coding sequence ATGCTGTTAGGACTGAATATATTTGAACTCACCCTCCCTCTGACCGACCCGATTTTGCGCTTCCTGATTATCCTCTGCATCATTCTGTTTGCGCCTATTTTGCTCAATAAAATACGCATTCCACATTTGCTGGGGCTGATTATTGCCGGGGCGCTCATCGGCCCCAACGGGCTTCATCTGATGAACAGAGACAGCAGCATTATCATCCCGGGCACAACGGGACTGCTTTATATCATGTTTTTGGCAGGCTTGGAAATAGACTTGGCAGATTTCCGAAAAAATGCTTCCAAAAGTGTTGTTTTTGGCGCTTACACGTTCATCCTACCCATGCTTTTAGGTACGCTCGGCGGACTGTACCTGATGGGCTTTTCGCTGCCAACGTCGGTTTTGCTGGCCAGCATGTTCGCATCGCATACCCTGCTTGCCTATCCTTTGGTGAGCAAACTTGGCGTTGCCAAAAACCGCGCTGCCACTATCACTGTCGGAGGTACGGTAATTACCGACACGCTCGCACTCCTTGTGCTGGCCATTATTGTGGGTATGACTAACGGCGCAATGGGTTGGCAATTCTGGGTAAAGCTATCGATTTCTATTATTGTTTTCGGTGCAGTGGTATTGGTCGGATTCCCTATCATCGGCCGATGGTTTTTCAAGCGTTTCGAGGAAAATATTTCGCAGTACATTTTCGTACTTGTGATGATGTATTTAGGGGCGGTTTTGGCAGAACTTGCCGGCATCGAGGGCATTATCGGGGCTTTTTTGGCAGGTTTGGCACTCAACAGATTAGTGCCGCACACCTCCCCCCTGATGAATCGCATAGAGTTTGTGGGTAATGCGATTTTTATCCCCTTTTTCTTGATTGGCGTAGGGATGCTCATTGACTTTCGCGCCTTTATTAAAGACTGGGAAACCATCAAAGTAGCCGTGTTTATGACCGTTACTGCCAATGTAGCCAAGTATGCGGCCGCATGGCTCACACAGCAGACTTTCCGATTCAACTTAGACGAGCGCCGACTGATTTTCGGGTTGAGCAACGCACAGGCAGCCGCAACGCTGGCAGCGGTTTTGGTAGGCTACAATATTGTTTTGGGACAAACCGAAACGGGAGAGCCCATCCGCCTGTTGAGCGATGCGGTTTTGAACGGCACCATTCTGATGATTCTTGTAACCTGTACGGTTGCCTCATTTGTGGCGCAAAAAGGCGCTAAAAACATCGCCCTGCAAGAGCAAAGCGAAGGCAGCAACGAAACTTCCGAAGAACCGCAGGAGCGCATCCTCATCCCGTTGCGCAATCCCGAAACAACCGAAGAACTGGTGCAACTCAGTCTGGCTATCAAATCCAAAAACAATCAGCGCGGCCTTTATGCGCTAACGGTTATCAACAGCTTGGAAGCCGATGAGGCTGCCGAAAGAAATGCCCGCAAAGTATTAGAAAAAGCAGCTACCGTGGCGGCAGCTACCGACACCTACATGAACCAACTGCTGCGCTACGACCAAAACGTATCCAGCGGCATTGCAGGCATCGTCCGCGAACATAAAATTACCGATATGGTATTGGGGCTGCACCAGAAACAAGCCCTTTCCGACAGCTTTTTGGGCACGCTTACTGAGGGGATTTTGGCCAAAAACAATGTTACAACCCTGATTTGCAAGACCGTACAACCATCGGCAACCATCCGACGTTACTTGGTCATCATTCCTGAAAAAGCAGAGGAAGAAATCGGGTTTACTTTATGGCTCAACCGCATCCGCAGCTTAGGAAAAAATACGGGAGCCAAACTGATTTTCTACGGCTCTCCGGAAGTGCTCCAATATGCCCGCGATATGCAGCGACAGCAAATGATAGATTGCGACTTCGCAACCTTTACCGATTGGGAAGATTTCCTGATTCTTTCCCGCGATATGAAGCCCGATGACGGTATGATAATCGTAATGAGCCGCAAAGACCACCCCTCATACAACAGCAGCATGGATAAAATCCCTCACTATCTGAACAAGTATTTTGAACAGCATAATTTTATCCTTGTGTTTCCTGTGCAGTCGGGGGTGCAAGAGATAGGCGATACCAACACTACTTATCCTATTGTTTCTACCAAACCGATAGAAAAAATAGACGAACTTAGCAAAAGTATTCGGGAACTATTCAGAAAAAAACGACACAAATAA
- a CDS encoding aminopeptidase, with protein MKLQKRKWLLPILGGFSGLIIWQWELLQYGLMQARGQLKILWEARPIEEVLTDTNFPDSLKQKLQLIQEIRRFAEDSIGLNPSKNYTTFYDQHGKPVLWVLTACPPYELKAYEWRFPLLGSFSYKGFFELPKAEAEERRMKAQGYDTDIGEVLGWSTLGWFKDPVLSNFLRRSPGHLADLIIHELTHGTLYVPDNVDYNENLANFVGYQGALMFLRHKYGENSPELQQYVHSMSDKKRFIRFVLQAAQSLDSLYGSFPTDMADSKKAAAKQQHIERIVHALDTVRFASDRYRDYFTDFTPNNTFFMEFIRYNEQQNAFEEEFYQKFGGDFKKYWAHLKATYPSL; from the coding sequence ATGAAGTTGCAAAAGCGCAAATGGCTGCTACCGATATTGGGGGGTTTTTCGGGGCTGATTATCTGGCAATGGGAGTTGCTGCAATACGGGCTGATGCAGGCACGGGGGCAGTTGAAAATTTTGTGGGAAGCACGCCCCATTGAAGAAGTGCTTACCGACACAAATTTCCCCGATTCGCTGAAACAAAAGCTGCAACTCATTCAGGAAATCCGCCGCTTTGCCGAAGACAGCATCGGCCTGAATCCTTCCAAAAATTACACAACTTTCTACGACCAACACGGGAAGCCTGTTTTGTGGGTATTAACCGCCTGCCCACCCTATGAGTTGAAAGCCTACGAGTGGCGATTTCCGCTGTTAGGCAGTTTTTCTTACAAAGGTTTTTTTGAGTTGCCCAAGGCCGAAGCCGAAGAACGGCGCATGAAAGCACAAGGCTACGATACGGACATCGGTGAAGTGCTGGGCTGGAGCACACTCGGTTGGTTCAAAGACCCTGTTCTGTCTAACTTTCTGAGGCGCAGCCCCGGCCATTTGGCAGACCTGATTATCCACGAACTGACGCACGGCACCCTGTATGTACCTGATAATGTGGACTATAACGAAAATTTGGCCAACTTTGTCGGCTATCAGGGGGCGTTAATGTTTTTGCGCCACAAATACGGCGAAAACTCGCCCGAACTGCAACAATACGTCCACAGCATGAGCGATAAAAAGCGATTTATCCGCTTTGTTTTACAGGCTGCACAAAGTTTGGATTCGCTCTACGGCAGTTTCCCGACCGATATGGCCGACAGTAAAAAAGCCGCCGCCAAGCAACAGCACATCGAGCGAATTGTACATGCTTTGGATACCGTGCGTTTTGCATCAGACCGCTACCGTGATTATTTTACGGACTTTACGCCCAACAATACCTTTTTCATGGAGTTTATCCGCTACAATGAGCAGCAAAACGCTTTTGAAGAAGAGTTTTACCAAAAGTTTGGCGGCGATTTTAAAAAATACTGGGCGCACCTGAAAGCAACTTACCCTTCACTATGA
- the mnmD gene encoding tRNA (5-methylaminomethyl-2-thiouridine)(34)-methyltransferase MnmD: MKHPEVQLIVSSDGSHTLYRPDIGEFYHSRYGALGESRQVYVRYGLEEAINRQALRQVRVLELGFGTGLNMLAVIEFLLQHPEIEVIYTTLEPLPLAQDILAQLNYTEQLPDAVAAYFDKIHATPWETPQPILPNLQLIKSEKGWQEATFAEGSFDVIFYDAFAPEKQPELWEQPNFELAFRWLANGGILTTYCSKSAVIRTLKAIGFQVEKLSGRPFKREVTRAVKSAHTQT; this comes from the coding sequence ATGAAACATCCTGAGGTTCAACTGATTGTATCGTCTGATGGTTCGCATACACTCTACCGCCCCGATATCGGCGAGTTTTACCATTCCCGCTACGGTGCTTTGGGCGAATCGCGGCAGGTGTACGTGCGCTACGGACTGGAAGAAGCTATCAACAGGCAGGCACTGCGGCAGGTGCGGGTGCTGGAACTCGGCTTCGGCACAGGGCTGAACATGCTGGCAGTCATTGAATTTTTGCTGCAACACCCTGAAATTGAGGTTATTTACACCACATTAGAGCCACTGCCACTGGCACAGGATATATTGGCGCAGTTGAACTACACCGAGCAACTCCCCGATGCAGTGGCTGCTTATTTTGATAAAATTCATGCCACGCCATGGGAAACCCCGCAGCCGATTTTACCCAATTTGCAACTCATCAAATCGGAGAAAGGCTGGCAGGAAGCTACATTTGCCGAGGGTAGTTTTGATGTGATTTTCTACGATGCCTTTGCACCTGAAAAACAGCCCGAGCTGTGGGAGCAACCCAATTTTGAGTTGGCTTTCCGATGGCTTGCCAATGGCGGCATCCTGACAACCTACTGTTCTAAATCAGCCGTGATTCGCACCCTGAAAGCCATTGGTTTTCAGGTAGAAAAACTATCGGGAAGGCCATTCAAGCGCGAAGTTACGCGAGCAGTGAAAAGTGCGCATACACAAACCTGA